A portion of the Rhodococcus pseudokoreensis genome contains these proteins:
- the dgoD gene encoding galactonate dehydratase translates to MKIKSLTTYAVPPRWLFLRIETDDGVVGWGEPVLEGRAASVAAAVEELSDYLVGQDPTQIEDLWTVMYRAGFYRGGGIHMSALAGIDQALWDIKGKALGVPAYELLGGRVRDRIKVYSWIGGDRPADTAKAAREVVDRGFTAVKMNGTEELQYLDSWDKVDRCLANVAAVRDAVGPNIGIGVDFHGRVHKPMAKVLLKELEPFRLMFVEEPVLSEHVDGFVDVLRQSPIPIALGERLFSRWDFKSVLASGAVDIIQPDPSHCGGITEARKIAHMAEAYDVALALHCPLGPIALATCLQIDAGCYNATIQEQSLGIHYNTSNDLLDYLVDPSVFTYADGQVRIPTGPGLGIEVNEEYVIERAAEGHRWRNPVWRHSDGSFAEW, encoded by the coding sequence ATGAAGATCAAGTCACTCACCACGTACGCCGTGCCCCCGCGGTGGCTGTTCCTGCGGATCGAGACGGACGACGGCGTGGTCGGCTGGGGCGAGCCGGTACTCGAGGGCCGGGCGGCGTCCGTCGCCGCCGCAGTCGAGGAACTGTCCGACTACCTGGTGGGGCAGGATCCGACGCAGATCGAGGATCTGTGGACGGTCATGTACCGGGCCGGTTTCTACCGCGGCGGCGGTATCCACATGAGCGCGCTCGCCGGCATCGACCAGGCCCTGTGGGACATCAAGGGCAAGGCCCTCGGCGTGCCGGCGTACGAACTTCTCGGGGGCCGTGTCCGGGACCGGATCAAGGTCTACTCCTGGATCGGCGGCGACCGTCCCGCCGACACCGCGAAGGCGGCGCGAGAGGTCGTCGACCGCGGGTTCACCGCGGTGAAGATGAACGGCACGGAGGAACTGCAATACCTGGACTCCTGGGACAAGGTGGACCGGTGTCTCGCGAACGTCGCCGCGGTGCGCGATGCCGTGGGCCCGAACATCGGCATCGGCGTCGACTTCCACGGCCGAGTGCACAAGCCTATGGCCAAGGTGCTGCTGAAGGAACTCGAACCGTTCCGGCTGATGTTCGTCGAGGAACCCGTGCTCTCCGAGCACGTCGACGGTTTCGTCGACGTGCTCCGGCAGTCACCGATCCCGATCGCACTGGGTGAGAGATTGTTCTCCCGCTGGGATTTCAAATCCGTCCTCGCTTCCGGGGCCGTCGACATCATCCAGCCCGACCCTTCGCACTGCGGCGGCATCACCGAGGCCCGCAAGATCGCGCACATGGCCGAGGCGTACGACGTGGCGCTCGCCCTGCACTGCCCGCTCGGACCGATCGCCCTGGCCACGTGCCTGCAGATCGACGCGGGCTGTTACAACGCGACCATCCAGGAACAGAGCCTCGGCATCCACTACAACACGTCGAACGATCTCCTCGACTATCTCGTCGATCCGTCCGTGTTCACGTACGCCGACGGCCAGGTCCGCATCCCGACCGGCCCCGGACTGGGCATCGAGGTGAACGAGGAGTACGTGATCGAACGGGCGGCCGAGGGCCACCGCTGGCGCAACCCGGTGTGGCGGCACAGCGACGGCTCGTTCGCGGAGTGGTGA
- a CDS encoding 2-dehydro-3-deoxy-6-phosphogalactonate aldolase, which translates to MSTSATTTTTGLIAILRGITPEEVVAVGSALVDAGFTTIEVPLNSPRPFESIERLATAVGDVCVVGAGTVLSVDDVVRSEAAGSRIIVSPNSDVEVIGAAVARNLHPYPGAATPTEAFSAVGAGARSIKLFPADSVGTAGMRAWRAVLPAEVELLPVGGVDRTNLAEWAAAGAGGAGLGTCLYRPGDSAGTVRDRALALMNIWSADAA; encoded by the coding sequence GTGAGTACCTCTGCCACCACGACGACCACCGGATTGATCGCCATCCTGCGGGGCATCACCCCGGAGGAGGTCGTCGCCGTCGGTTCCGCCCTCGTCGACGCCGGCTTCACGACCATCGAGGTCCCCCTGAACTCCCCGCGGCCGTTCGAGTCGATCGAAAGGTTGGCGACGGCCGTCGGCGACGTCTGCGTCGTGGGCGCCGGCACCGTTCTCAGCGTCGACGACGTGGTCCGCTCCGAGGCGGCCGGGTCCCGCATCATCGTCTCCCCCAACAGCGACGTCGAGGTCATCGGCGCTGCCGTCGCCCGGAACCTGCACCCGTACCCGGGAGCGGCCACCCCCACCGAGGCGTTCAGCGCAGTGGGTGCGGGGGCGCGCAGCATCAAATTGTTCCCCGCCGACTCGGTCGGGACGGCGGGGATGCGGGCCTGGCGGGCCGTCCTGCCCGCGGAGGTCGAACTGCTCCCCGTCGGCGGCGTCGACCGGACCAACCTCGCCGAGTGGGCCGCCGCAGGCGCGGGCGGCGCGGGACTCGGCACCTGCCTCTACCGGCCCGGCGACAGCGCCGGCACCGTCCGCGACCGCGCCCTCGCCTTGATGAACATCTGGTCGGCCGACGCCGCCTGA
- a CDS encoding 2-dehydro-3-deoxygalactonokinase, with the protein MIQNTLDTSPPRLIALDWGTSSQRAWLLGDGGRILDVRRPDFGLLGTTGDDPESRTRAYEAAFDEACGDWIAAAPDLPAIACGMVGSAQGWREAGYLTTPTDLAIGAGDLTAVPHPRGVLHLVPGMRVASAADGSVPGDVMRGEETQIIGALGLLPPTDGPLTIVLPGTHSKWARVEDHKIVSFATAMSGELYGLVMAHGILGRTATTGVRDDAAFGRGLTTGTSVPSRGLPAELFGARALVLDGLLDPASLPDYVSGVIIADEVRHLLPHYAAGHRILLCGNADLCRRYAAGLRVHGMAADIVAEEAAAQGLWRVAIDAGLLDPDASTIPEKETL; encoded by the coding sequence GTGATCCAGAACACCCTCGACACATCACCACCGCGCCTGATCGCCCTCGACTGGGGCACGTCTTCGCAGCGCGCCTGGCTCCTCGGCGACGGCGGCCGCATTCTGGACGTTCGCAGGCCCGACTTCGGACTGCTCGGCACAACCGGAGACGACCCGGAATCGCGCACCCGCGCCTACGAGGCCGCGTTCGACGAGGCCTGCGGCGACTGGATCGCGGCCGCCCCCGATCTGCCCGCGATCGCGTGCGGCATGGTGGGCAGCGCCCAGGGCTGGCGTGAAGCCGGCTACCTGACGACCCCGACCGATCTCGCCATCGGCGCCGGCGATCTGACTGCGGTCCCCCACCCGCGCGGAGTTCTGCACCTCGTGCCCGGCATGCGCGTCGCCTCCGCCGCCGACGGTTCGGTGCCCGGCGACGTGATGCGGGGCGAGGAGACGCAGATCATCGGGGCCCTGGGCCTGCTCCCGCCGACCGACGGTCCGCTGACCATCGTGCTCCCCGGAACGCACAGCAAGTGGGCACGAGTCGAGGACCACAAGATCGTCTCGTTCGCCACGGCGATGTCCGGCGAGTTGTACGGCCTGGTGATGGCTCACGGCATCCTCGGCCGCACCGCAACCACCGGGGTGCGGGACGACGCCGCCTTCGGTCGCGGCCTCACCACGGGAACGTCGGTACCGTCACGCGGATTGCCCGCCGAGTTGTTCGGGGCGCGAGCGCTCGTGCTCGACGGACTCCTCGATCCGGCGTCGCTTCCCGACTACGTCTCCGGCGTGATCATCGCCGACGAGGTCCGGCACCTCCTGCCCCACTACGCCGCCGGACATCGAATCCTGCTGTGCGGAAACGCCGATCTCTGCCGACGCTATGCGGCGGGACTGCGCGTCCACGGCATGGCCGCCGACATCGTCGCCGAGGAGGCCGCCGCGCAGGGTTTGTGGCGCGTGGCGATCGATGCGGGACTGCTCGACCCGGATGCATCCACCATTCCCGAGAAGGAGACCCTGTGA
- a CDS encoding IclR family transcriptional regulator, which yields MWDNGGVTEPTNDIPPGTQTLARGLAVIRAVSDGAQDLRAVVDHTGLGRSTAHRLVQLLVHEGYLRSGSRGYTLGPTLIELGFKALHGNPLPVVARPILEELSAHVHDTVHLAVEDGGSVLYLDKLPGSRGAEMRSRIGHRMPLTRAGVGKALLLDSAERWDALYESDAAQAPRPPARGHGAHADFRKRMEDYARIGAAMDLEDNEPGIRCVAAPVRDASCAIVGAISVSATSPYMPDERMRGLVPVVCRAAGRISAALGYREI from the coding sequence ATGTGGGACAATGGGGGTGTGACCGAACCGACGAACGACATTCCGCCCGGCACCCAGACCCTGGCCCGGGGGCTCGCCGTCATCCGTGCCGTCTCCGACGGCGCGCAGGATCTCCGCGCGGTCGTCGATCACACCGGGCTGGGGCGCAGCACCGCACACCGGCTCGTGCAGTTGCTGGTCCACGAGGGGTATCTGCGCAGCGGCAGCCGCGGCTACACGCTCGGCCCGACGCTGATCGAACTCGGTTTCAAGGCACTCCACGGCAACCCGCTGCCCGTGGTCGCGCGCCCGATCCTCGAGGAGTTGTCGGCGCACGTGCACGACACCGTGCACCTGGCAGTCGAAGACGGCGGCTCGGTGCTGTACCTGGACAAGCTGCCCGGATCGCGCGGCGCCGAGATGCGCTCGCGCATCGGTCACCGCATGCCGCTGACCCGCGCAGGGGTCGGGAAGGCCCTGCTGCTCGACTCGGCCGAGCGCTGGGATGCGCTGTACGAGAGCGACGCCGCGCAGGCTCCGCGACCCCCGGCCCGCGGACACGGCGCGCACGCCGACTTCCGTAAGCGGATGGAGGACTACGCGCGGATCGGGGCGGCCATGGACCTCGAGGACAACGAACCCGGAATCCGCTGCGTCGCGGCCCCGGTGCGGGACGCGTCGTGCGCGATCGTCGGCGCGATCAGCGTGTCGGCGACGAGCCCGTACATGCCCGACGAGCGGATGCGCGGCCTGGTGCCGGTCGTGTGCCGGGCCGCCGGACGGATCTCCGCAGCGCTGGGCTACCGGGAGATCTGA
- a CDS encoding neutral zinc metallopeptidase, translating into MGVLAATAVVLSGCARSVDGEAASIYDDPFKVAGLDATSGPSGARKSAPDADLPVTGTDGGEIDTMAANAVSDIESYWRTEFPALFQRKFEPVEELISWDPRDSDGPRFCGDSTEELLNAGYCSTDHTIGWDRALLLPEVVEKFGVVAAVFVLAHEYGHAVQTKAGIADENVGGGIVREQQADCFAGAFMRHIAEDKAPHFTLNTSDGLNKVLASAVAIGDTDPNDPDNVHGSAFERVTATQIGFTDGPAACTRIDEKEIDSRRADLPQRFADDSDDGELPVTDESVEAFFTSFQQIFDLSDPPTLQLDGADLDCADADVTEPVSYCPATNTIGVSVDALAERGTPGRPGRRELFQTKLTGDYNAYVLLASRYTLALQRDRGDDLHSPQTALRAACLSGVITGALSPASPATLAEGSVWLSPGDLDEAVSGLLTDGLAASDVNGETVPSGFSRVDAFRTGVLGGEQACEGRYR; encoded by the coding sequence TTGGGCGTTCTGGCCGCGACTGCGGTCGTGCTGTCGGGGTGCGCGCGTTCGGTGGACGGCGAGGCCGCGTCCATCTACGACGATCCGTTCAAGGTGGCGGGCCTCGATGCCACATCGGGTCCGAGCGGTGCCCGCAAGAGCGCACCCGACGCCGATCTCCCCGTCACCGGCACCGACGGCGGGGAGATCGACACGATGGCCGCCAACGCGGTGAGCGACATCGAGAGTTACTGGCGCACCGAGTTCCCGGCGCTGTTCCAGCGCAAGTTCGAGCCGGTGGAGGAGCTGATCTCCTGGGATCCGCGGGATTCCGACGGCCCCCGGTTCTGCGGAGACAGCACCGAGGAACTTCTCAACGCCGGCTACTGCAGCACCGACCACACCATCGGCTGGGACCGGGCGCTGCTGCTGCCGGAGGTCGTGGAGAAGTTCGGCGTCGTCGCCGCCGTCTTCGTGCTGGCACACGAGTACGGGCACGCCGTCCAGACGAAGGCCGGAATCGCCGACGAGAACGTGGGCGGCGGGATCGTGCGGGAACAGCAGGCCGACTGTTTCGCGGGGGCGTTCATGCGGCACATCGCGGAAGACAAGGCGCCCCATTTCACGCTGAACACGTCGGACGGGCTGAACAAGGTGCTGGCGTCGGCGGTGGCGATCGGTGACACCGACCCGAACGATCCGGACAACGTGCACGGCTCGGCGTTCGAACGTGTCACCGCCACCCAGATCGGGTTCACGGACGGCCCCGCAGCGTGCACGCGCATCGACGAGAAGGAGATCGACTCACGCCGCGCGGATCTGCCGCAGCGGTTCGCCGACGACAGCGACGACGGCGAACTTCCCGTCACCGACGAGTCCGTCGAGGCGTTCTTCACGTCGTTCCAGCAGATCTTCGATCTCAGCGATCCGCCCACGCTGCAACTCGACGGCGCCGACCTCGATTGCGCGGACGCCGACGTGACGGAACCGGTGTCGTACTGCCCGGCCACCAACACGATCGGGGTCAGTGTCGACGCCCTCGCCGAACGCGGCACACCGGGACGCCCGGGACGCCGTGAGCTCTTCCAGACCAAGCTCACCGGCGACTACAACGCGTACGTCCTGCTCGCCTCGCGGTACACCCTGGCGCTGCAGCGGGACCGGGGCGACGATCTGCACTCACCACAGACCGCGCTGCGGGCCGCCTGCCTGTCCGGTGTCATCACCGGCGCGCTGAGCCCGGCCAGTCCGGCCACGCTGGCGGAAGGCAGCGTGTGGTTGTCCCCCGGCGACCTCGACGAGGCGGTCTCGGGGCTGCTCACCGACGGACTCGCCGCCAGTGACGTGAACGGGGAGACCGTGCCGAGCGGATTCTCCCGGGTCGACGCCTTCCGCACCGGCGTGCTCGGCGGCGAGCAGGCCTGCGAGGGCCGGTACCGCTGA
- the glgB gene encoding 1,4-alpha-glucan branching protein GlgB, producing MTVEPPVAIAPDAADLDLLARGEHHNPHSILGAHPHPEGTVIRALRPYAEAVDAVIGGTSFSLEHLAHGVWGALVPYRDLMDYRLSTTWPGGHNDVSADGYRFLPTLGELDLHLFGEGRHERLWEILGAHRRRYDTPDGTVTGTSFAVWAPNARGVSVIGDFDGWSGRNFPMRVLGSTGVWELFVPGIEVGDLYKFRVHGPDGTVRDKADPMAFATEVPPATASRVSVSTYEWNDADWLAQRAATEPAQSPMSVYEVHLGSWRPGLNYREMAEQLAAHITETGFTHVELLPVAEHPFGGSWGYQVTSYYAPTSRFGSPDDFRWFVDHLHAAGIGVIVDWVPAHFPKDEWALARFDGTPLYEHSDPQRGEQLDWGTYVFDFGRREVRNFLVANALYWLDEFHVDGLRVDAVASMLYLDYSRPEGGWTPNIHGGRENLEAVAFLQETNATVHKQHRGVVTIAEESTAWPGVTRATNVGGLGFNMKWNMGWMHDTLGFLAHDPVHRSYHHHEITFSLMYAWSENYLLPISHDEVVHGKGTLWTRMPGDDWSKAAGVRALLAYMWSHPGKQLLFMGQEFGQTAEWSEERGLDWYQLDDPYTGGFHRGLLRLVHDLNATYREHPALWTLDTSPGGFSWIDANDTANNVLSFLRYGTDGSILACLFNFSGSAHANYRVGLPERGEWREILNTDAEVYAGSGWGNLGAVTATSQPWHGRPASAEVALPANGAIWMSLER from the coding sequence GTGACCGTCGAACCGCCTGTCGCCATCGCACCCGACGCCGCCGACCTCGACCTGCTCGCCCGGGGTGAGCACCACAACCCGCACTCGATCCTGGGTGCGCACCCGCACCCCGAGGGGACGGTGATCCGCGCGCTGCGCCCCTACGCGGAGGCCGTCGACGCCGTCATCGGTGGGACGAGTTTCTCGCTGGAGCACCTCGCGCACGGTGTGTGGGGGGCGCTGGTGCCGTACCGGGATCTGATGGACTACCGGCTGTCCACGACGTGGCCGGGTGGTCACAACGACGTCTCCGCCGACGGCTACCGGTTCCTGCCCACGCTCGGCGAACTCGACCTGCACCTGTTCGGCGAGGGCAGGCACGAACGGCTGTGGGAGATCCTCGGCGCGCACCGCCGCCGCTACGACACCCCCGACGGCACCGTCACCGGCACCTCGTTCGCCGTGTGGGCTCCCAATGCCCGCGGGGTGAGCGTGATCGGCGATTTCGACGGGTGGAGCGGCCGGAACTTCCCGATGCGGGTGCTCGGATCCACCGGGGTGTGGGAGTTGTTCGTCCCCGGCATCGAGGTCGGCGACCTGTACAAGTTCCGGGTCCACGGCCCCGACGGCACTGTCCGCGACAAGGCCGACCCCATGGCCTTCGCGACTGAGGTCCCTCCCGCGACCGCGTCCCGGGTGTCGGTGAGCACGTACGAATGGAACGACGCCGACTGGCTGGCCCAGCGGGCGGCCACCGAACCCGCGCAGTCCCCGATGAGCGTGTACGAAGTTCATCTCGGCTCGTGGCGGCCCGGGCTGAACTACCGCGAGATGGCCGAGCAACTCGCCGCCCACATCACGGAGACGGGGTTCACGCACGTCGAACTGCTGCCGGTCGCCGAGCACCCGTTCGGCGGGTCCTGGGGATACCAGGTGACGTCGTACTATGCGCCCACGTCACGCTTCGGCTCCCCCGACGACTTCCGGTGGTTCGTCGACCACCTGCACGCCGCCGGCATCGGCGTCATCGTCGACTGGGTGCCCGCCCACTTCCCCAAGGACGAGTGGGCGCTGGCCCGGTTCGACGGCACACCGCTCTACGAACACAGCGATCCCCAGCGCGGCGAGCAACTCGACTGGGGAACGTACGTGTTCGATTTCGGGCGACGCGAGGTCCGCAACTTCCTCGTCGCCAACGCGCTGTACTGGCTCGACGAGTTCCACGTGGACGGTCTGCGTGTCGACGCGGTCGCGTCGATGCTGTACCTCGACTATTCGCGGCCGGAGGGCGGCTGGACACCGAACATCCACGGCGGCCGGGAGAACCTGGAAGCGGTCGCGTTTCTGCAGGAGACCAATGCCACGGTCCACAAGCAGCACCGCGGGGTCGTCACCATCGCCGAGGAGTCGACGGCGTGGCCGGGTGTCACCCGTGCGACCAACGTCGGCGGTCTCGGGTTCAACATGAAATGGAACATGGGGTGGATGCACGACACCCTCGGGTTCCTGGCGCACGACCCCGTCCACCGCAGCTATCACCATCACGAGATCACGTTCTCCCTGATGTACGCGTGGAGCGAGAACTATCTGCTCCCCATCAGCCACGACGAGGTGGTGCACGGCAAGGGCACGCTGTGGACGCGGATGCCCGGCGACGACTGGTCGAAGGCCGCCGGCGTGCGGGCCCTGCTGGCGTACATGTGGTCGCACCCCGGCAAGCAACTGCTGTTCATGGGTCAGGAGTTCGGGCAGACCGCGGAGTGGTCCGAGGAACGCGGACTCGACTGGTATCAGCTCGACGACCCGTACACCGGCGGCTTCCACCGCGGCCTGCTCCGCCTCGTCCACGACCTCAACGCCACGTACCGCGAGCACCCGGCCCTGTGGACGCTCGACACGTCACCGGGCGGGTTCTCCTGGATCGACGCCAACGACACCGCGAACAACGTTCTGAGCTTCCTGCGTTACGGCACCGACGGGTCGATTCTGGCGTGCCTGTTCAATTTCTCGGGTTCCGCGCACGCGAATTATCGTGTCGGCTTGCCAGAACGGGGCGAATGGCGTGAAATTCTCAACACCGACGCCGAGGTCTACGCAGGATCGGGTTGGGGAAATCTCGGTGCGGTGACGGCAACTTCGCAGCCGTGGCACGGCCGTCCCGCCTCGGCAGAGGTGGCACTGCCCGCGAACGGCGCGATCTGGATGAGTCTGGAGCGTTGA
- a CDS encoding alpha-1,4-glucan--maltose-1-phosphate maltosyltransferase, with protein sequence MTGRLGIDDVEPNVGCGRFPAKAVVGEVFPVRATVWREGHDAVAATLAVRGPRTASSGGSATFRIPMTSGPVPDTVDGSFTPTGEGLWTFRIEAWSDPVTTWKHAVEAKLAVGQGPAELANDLEIGARLFERAAKGVPRADRSRLTGVAASLRSDRHLSERVAPAFGSDVTELLRAHPLRELVTKSEAHTVLVDRTRALFGSWYEFFPRSTGGRDENGRPRHGTFATSAAALPRIASMGFDVVYLPPIHPVGKVNRKGPNNTLTPGPEDVGSPWAIGSDEGGHDAIHPELGTMRDFKAFVAAARKLNLEVAIDLALQAAPDHPWARKHPEWFTVLPDGTIAYAENPPKKYQDIYPVNFDDDRDGIYAEVLRVVRHWVAAGVKIFRVDNPHTKPADFWEWLIAEVKKSDPDVLFLSEAFTRPARLYGLARRGFTQSYTYFTWRTAKWELTEFGKEIAAKADEARPNLFVNTPDILHESLQTGGPGMFALRAALAATLSPTWGMYSGYELYEHVPVRPGSEEYLDSEKYELRPRDFEGAAARGESLEPWITALNRIRRQHPALQQLRNIHFHHVDNDALIAYSKFDATTGDAVLTVINLNPYGAEQGNVWLDMPALGRDWHDHLTVLDEVTGEQYHWGQTNFVRLEPWRAVAHILALPSIPYPARTKLAYRGGT encoded by the coding sequence GTGACAGGTCGACTCGGAATCGACGACGTGGAACCGAACGTCGGGTGCGGCCGCTTTCCCGCCAAGGCCGTTGTGGGTGAGGTGTTTCCCGTCCGGGCAACCGTGTGGCGCGAAGGTCACGACGCCGTGGCCGCCACACTCGCGGTGCGGGGGCCGCGCACTGCTTCTTCGGGCGGCTCGGCGACGTTCCGGATTCCCATGACCAGCGGTCCGGTGCCCGACACCGTCGACGGCTCCTTCACCCCGACCGGCGAGGGTCTCTGGACCTTCCGCATCGAGGCCTGGAGCGACCCGGTCACCACGTGGAAGCACGCGGTCGAGGCGAAGCTGGCGGTGGGGCAGGGTCCGGCCGAACTGGCCAACGACCTCGAGATCGGTGCGCGGTTGTTCGAGCGTGCCGCGAAGGGCGTCCCCCGCGCGGACCGTTCACGGCTGACCGGGGTCGCGGCGTCGCTGCGTTCCGACCGTCACCTCTCCGAGCGGGTGGCTCCGGCGTTCGGATCCGACGTGACAGAACTGCTCCGCGCGCACCCGCTGCGCGAACTGGTCACGAAGAGCGAGGCGCACACCGTGCTCGTCGATCGCACGCGTGCCCTGTTCGGGTCGTGGTACGAGTTCTTTCCGCGATCCACCGGCGGCCGGGACGAGAACGGCAGGCCCCGGCACGGCACGTTCGCGACGTCCGCGGCGGCCCTTCCCCGCATCGCGTCGATGGGTTTCGACGTGGTGTACCTGCCGCCGATCCACCCGGTCGGAAAGGTCAACCGGAAGGGCCCCAACAACACGCTGACCCCGGGCCCCGAGGACGTCGGTTCGCCGTGGGCGATCGGCTCGGACGAGGGCGGCCACGACGCGATCCATCCCGAACTCGGGACGATGCGCGATTTCAAGGCGTTCGTCGCTGCCGCCCGGAAGCTGAACCTGGAGGTGGCGATCGACCTGGCCCTGCAGGCCGCACCGGACCACCCGTGGGCGAGGAAGCACCCGGAATGGTTCACCGTCCTCCCCGACGGCACCATCGCCTACGCCGAGAACCCGCCGAAGAAGTATCAGGACATCTACCCGGTCAACTTCGACGACGACCGCGACGGCATCTACGCGGAGGTCCTGCGGGTCGTGCGGCACTGGGTCGCGGCGGGCGTCAAGATCTTCCGGGTCGACAACCCGCACACCAAACCGGCGGACTTCTGGGAGTGGCTGATCGCCGAGGTGAAGAAGTCGGATCCGGACGTCCTGTTCCTGTCCGAGGCGTTCACCCGGCCGGCGCGACTGTACGGTCTGGCCCGCCGCGGGTTCACGCAGTCCTACACGTATTTCACGTGGCGGACCGCCAAGTGGGAGCTGACGGAGTTCGGCAAGGAGATCGCCGCCAAGGCCGACGAGGCGCGCCCCAACCTCTTCGTCAACACCCCGGACATCCTGCACGAAAGCCTGCAGACCGGCGGTCCGGGAATGTTCGCACTGCGTGCCGCACTGGCGGCGACCCTGTCGCCCACGTGGGGCATGTACTCGGGATACGAACTGTACGAACATGTTCCGGTGCGTCCGGGCAGTGAGGAGTACCTCGACTCGGAGAAGTACGAGTTGCGTCCCCGCGACTTCGAGGGAGCGGCCGCCCGCGGCGAGTCGCTGGAACCGTGGATCACCGCGCTCAACCGGATCCGCAGGCAGCATCCGGCGCTGCAGCAGTTGCGCAACATCCATTTCCACCACGTCGACAACGACGCCCTGATCGCATATTCCAAGTTCGACGCCACCACCGGCGATGCCGTGCTGACGGTGATCAATCTCAACCCGTACGGCGCCGAGCAGGGCAACGTGTGGCTGGACATGCCGGCGCTGGGCCGCGACTGGCACGACCACCTGACCGTGCTCGACGAGGTCACCGGGGAGCAGTATCACTGGGGGCAGACCAACTTCGTGCGCCTCGAACCGTGGCGGGCCGTGGCCCATATCCTGGCATTACCGTCGATTCCCTATCCGGCCAGAACGAAGCTGGCCTACCGCGGAGGTACATAG